Proteins encoded by one window of Companilactobacillus ginsenosidimutans:
- a CDS encoding PhoH family protein, giving the protein MADNKEQTKKSIQINNPQDAVNIFGVNDSNLNLIEEGLNVEVHAFGEQIDIVGESSDVDKAIALINKLIKLSTSGITFGSADIVSGLKMAERGTLDYFDDLYKEELLKDFSGKPVRVRNFGQRQYVNAIRHNDITFGIGPAGTGKTYVAVVMAVAALKQGTVQRIVLTRPAVEAGESLGFLPGDLKEKVDPYLRPIYDALYAIMGADHTNRLLERGVIEVAPLAYMRGRTLDESFVILDEAQNTTREQMKMFLTRLGFDSKMIVNGDATQIDLPGHGRSGLVQAEKILQNLPHIEFVNFTSADVVRHPVVAEIIDAYDDGADDKEK; this is encoded by the coding sequence TTGGCTGATAATAAGGAACAGACAAAAAAGAGTATTCAAATTAACAATCCGCAAGATGCGGTCAATATTTTTGGAGTCAACGACAGCAATCTCAATCTGATTGAAGAAGGTTTGAACGTTGAAGTTCATGCCTTTGGAGAACAAATTGACATTGTTGGAGAGTCCAGTGATGTTGATAAAGCAATTGCTTTAATTAACAAATTGATTAAGCTTTCCACATCTGGGATCACTTTTGGTTCAGCAGATATTGTCAGCGGATTGAAAATGGCCGAACGAGGAACACTTGATTATTTTGACGATCTTTATAAGGAAGAATTGTTAAAAGATTTCAGTGGCAAGCCGGTTAGAGTTAGAAATTTCGGTCAACGACAATACGTTAATGCAATTCGACATAACGATATTACCTTTGGTATTGGACCAGCTGGTACCGGTAAGACTTATGTGGCAGTCGTAATGGCAGTTGCAGCTCTTAAACAAGGTACGGTTCAGAGAATTGTCCTTACAAGACCAGCAGTTGAGGCTGGAGAGAGTTTAGGCTTCCTTCCAGGTGATTTAAAGGAAAAAGTTGATCCATACCTTAGACCTATCTACGATGCCTTGTATGCAATTATGGGTGCTGACCACACTAATCGTCTCTTGGAACGTGGAGTGATTGAGGTTGCTCCACTTGCATATATGAGGGGACGTACACTAGATGAGTCATTCGTTATTTTGGATGAAGCACAAAATACTACTCGTGAACAAATGAAAATGTTTTTGACTCGTCTAGGTTTTGATTCAAAAATGATTGTAAATGGTGACGCTACCCAAATCGATTTGCCAGGACATGGACGAAGTGGTTTGGTTCAAGCTGAAAAAATTTTACAAAATCTTCCACACATTGAATTCGTTAATTTCACATCTGCTGATGTTGTTCGTCACCCAGTTGTTGCTGAAATCATTGATGCGTACGATGATGGGGCAGACGACAAAGAAAAATAA
- the rpsU gene encoding 30S ribosomal protein S21, producing MAKTIVHENESLDDALRRFKRSVSKSGTLQEYRKREFYEKPSVKRKLKSEAARKRNKKRR from the coding sequence ATGGCAAAAACTATCGTTCATGAAAATGAGTCGCTCGATGATGCTCTTCGTCGCTTTAAACGTTCTGTCTCAAAAAGTGGAACACTTCAAGAATACAGAAAACGTGAGTTCTACGAAAAACCTAGTGTTAAAAGAAAGCTAAAATCAGAGGCTGCTCGTAAGCGTAATAAGAAGCGTCGTTAA
- the msrA gene encoding peptide-methionine (S)-S-oxide reductase MsrA, whose translation MKEETAIFAGGCFWCMVHPFDQHPGIISVISGYTGGHVPNPTYEQVCSETTGHTEAVKITFDADVISYKELVEIYWTVADPTDATGQFQDRGDSYRPVIYYSGDEQKAIAEQSRQDLVESNRFDDPIVTQIQPAKEFYVAEDYHQDFYKKNPERFEMEERGGRAAYMEKHQK comes from the coding sequence ATGAAAGAGGAAACTGCTATATTTGCTGGGGGATGTTTCTGGTGCATGGTTCATCCTTTTGACCAACACCCTGGAATTATTTCCGTAATTTCTGGTTATACTGGTGGACATGTTCCTAATCCAACCTATGAACAAGTTTGTTCTGAAACAACAGGACATACTGAGGCTGTTAAAATCACTTTTGATGCCGATGTGATTTCATATAAAGAATTAGTTGAAATCTATTGGACCGTTGCAGACCCAACTGATGCTACAGGTCAATTCCAAGATCGTGGTGATAGTTATCGTCCCGTTATTTATTATTCTGGAGACGAACAAAAGGCTATTGCAGAACAGTCTAGACAGGATTTGGTTGAGTCAAACAGATTTGATGATCCAATCGTTACTCAAATTCAGCCAGCAAAAGAATTTTATGTTGCTGAAGATTATCATCAAGATTTTTATAAGAAAAATCCAGAAAGATTTGAAATGGAAGAACGTGGTGGACGTGCTGCATATATGGAAAAACATCAGAAGTAA
- a CDS encoding cytidine deaminase, with protein sequence MTIDEQTLFSKAISAMKNAYAPYSNYSVGAALVTEDDTVYTGVNIENASYGLTNCAERTAIFKAVSEGHTHFKAILIVNGTKEMSKPCGACRQVMSEFMGPDDIVYLTNKDNLNKEYRFTEILPLAFSDKDME encoded by the coding sequence TTGACAATTGATGAACAGACACTTTTTTCAAAAGCAATATCTGCCATGAAAAATGCTTATGCGCCATATTCAAACTATTCAGTTGGTGCAGCATTAGTCACTGAAGATGACACTGTTTATACCGGAGTTAATATTGAAAATGCATCATATGGTCTTACAAATTGTGCCGAAAGGACAGCTATCTTCAAGGCTGTTTCTGAAGGTCATACACATTTCAAAGCGATTTTGATTGTGAATGGCACCAAAGAAATGTCGAAACCATGTGGCGCTTGTAGACAGGTTATGAGTGAGTTCATGGGACCAGATGATATTGTATATTTAACTAACAAAGATAATTTGAATAAAGAATATAGATTTACGGAAATACTACCTCTAGCATTCAGTGATAAGGACATGGAATAA
- the era gene encoding GTPase Era, translating to MDNKFRSGFVAIVGRPNVGKSTFMNRIIKEQVAITSPKAQTTRNKIQGIYTDDERQIVFLDTPGIHKPHNDLDQYMDKAALSALKEVDAVLFMTEAGQSAGPGDKFIMDEISNVKAPVFLILNKIDLVNPDDIAPQIDEYKDLLDFAEVIPISATNGNNVEDLIDSLTKHLPIGPKYYDEDQITDHPEYFIVGELIREKILDDTRDEIPHSVAVIVESMNQRTEAGKLQVEATIYVERDSQKAIVIGKGGSMLKNIGIGSRIKIEHLLGEKINLKLWVKVKKNWRDDPLFLSKAGYSVKDLR from the coding sequence ATGGATAATAAATTTCGCTCAGGATTCGTTGCAATAGTTGGTCGTCCCAATGTTGGTAAGTCAACATTTATGAATCGAATCATTAAAGAACAAGTTGCAATTACCTCACCAAAGGCGCAAACAACTAGAAACAAAATTCAAGGTATCTATACGGACGATGAACGTCAAATCGTATTTCTTGATACACCTGGAATCCACAAGCCTCACAATGATTTGGACCAATACATGGATAAAGCTGCACTTTCAGCATTAAAAGAAGTCGACGCTGTTTTATTTATGACAGAAGCAGGCCAATCAGCTGGACCTGGTGACAAATTCATTATGGATGAAATCTCAAATGTAAAAGCTCCTGTTTTTTTGATTTTAAATAAAATTGACTTGGTCAACCCCGATGATATTGCACCACAAATCGATGAATACAAGGACCTGTTAGACTTTGCTGAGGTTATTCCGATTTCGGCTACGAATGGTAATAATGTTGAAGATCTGATTGATTCACTCACTAAACATTTACCAATTGGTCCCAAGTATTATGATGAGGATCAAATTACTGATCACCCAGAGTATTTCATCGTGGGTGAACTTATCAGAGAAAAGATTCTTGATGATACTCGTGATGAAATTCCACATTCAGTTGCAGTAATTGTTGAATCAATGAATCAAAGGACAGAAGCAGGTAAATTGCAAGTTGAAGCTACAATTTATGTTGAACGCGATAGTCAAAAGGCAATTGTTATTGGTAAAGGCGGTAGCATGTTAAAAAACATTGGTATCGGTTCAAGAATTAAGATTGAACATTTGCTTGGCGAGAAGATCAACTTAAAGCTTTGGGTTAAGGTTAAGAAAAATTGGCGAGATGATCCATTATTCTTATCCAAGGCCGGCTATTCAGTTAAGGACCTTAGATAA
- the aspS gene encoding aspartate--tRNA ligase, with the protein MEKRTNYCGDVNEQFVGKTVSLDGWVQRRRDLGGLIFVDLRDYRGIVQLVFNNDDSEIFAQAETLRSEYVINAIGTVRLRGDKAINPNMKTGKVEVVVEKLEILNKSKTPPFEIADDIDTTEETKLKYRYLDFRRPVMQKALRTRAQIKHSVNEYLYDNGFIDIETPNLGKSSPEGARDYLVPSRVYPGSFYALPQSPQLFKQLLMVGGFDRYFQLAHCFRDEDLRGDRQPEFTQIDIETSFMSTEEIQEVTEGLIARVMKDEKGIDVKLPFPRLEWDDAMDRYGSDKPDIRFGMELQNLNDIFADSEFKVFKGAIDNGGQVKAIVVKDAADKYSRKNIDAYTEYIKRFGAKGLAWVKYNDDKLTGPVAKFITSHEDDLVKRLGLTNNDLVLFVADQKKVVADALGYLRTDIAKNLHLYDPNEFAYVWVVNWPLFEYDEGIQRWTAAHHPFTMPNEEDVHYLNDGEDPHKAYAQSYDIVLNGYELGGGSIRIHNREIQEKMLKALDFTPERANAEFGYLMDALTYGCPPHGGLAIGLDRFAMLLSGKENIRDVIAFPKNSNATEPMTHAPARVSKEQLDELGIQVEDEK; encoded by the coding sequence ATGGAAAAAAGAACAAATTATTGCGGAGACGTCAATGAACAATTTGTTGGTAAAACTGTTTCATTAGATGGTTGGGTACAACGACGTCGTGATCTAGGTGGATTGATTTTTGTTGATTTACGTGATTACCGAGGAATCGTTCAACTTGTTTTCAATAACGATGATAGTGAAATTTTTGCTCAAGCAGAGACTTTACGTTCAGAATATGTAATTAATGCTATTGGTACCGTCAGATTACGTGGTGACAAGGCCATCAATCCTAACATGAAGACTGGTAAGGTTGAAGTTGTTGTTGAAAAACTTGAGATTTTGAACAAATCAAAAACTCCACCATTTGAAATTGCTGATGATATTGATACAACCGAGGAGACTAAACTTAAGTATCGTTATTTAGATTTCCGTCGTCCGGTTATGCAAAAAGCATTGAGAACTCGCGCCCAAATAAAGCATTCTGTTAACGAATATTTGTATGACAATGGATTTATTGATATCGAAACACCTAACTTAGGTAAATCATCACCAGAAGGTGCTCGTGATTACTTAGTTCCATCAAGAGTTTATCCAGGAAGCTTTTATGCGTTACCTCAATCACCACAGTTGTTCAAACAATTGTTAATGGTTGGTGGGTTTGATCGTTACTTCCAATTGGCTCATTGTTTTAGAGATGAAGATCTTCGAGGAGATCGTCAACCAGAGTTTACTCAAATTGATATTGAAACTAGTTTTATGTCAACTGAAGAAATTCAAGAAGTCACTGAAGGCCTAATCGCTCGAGTAATGAAAGATGAAAAGGGCATCGATGTTAAATTACCATTCCCAAGACTTGAATGGGACGATGCTATGGACCGTTACGGTTCAGATAAACCTGATATTCGTTTCGGTATGGAATTACAGAACTTAAATGATATTTTTGCGGATTCAGAATTCAAAGTGTTTAAGGGTGCCATTGATAATGGTGGTCAAGTTAAGGCAATTGTTGTTAAAGATGCAGCCGATAAATATTCACGTAAGAATATCGATGCCTACACTGAATATATCAAACGTTTTGGTGCTAAAGGTTTGGCATGGGTTAAATATAACGATGACAAGCTTACTGGACCAGTAGCTAAATTTATTACTTCTCACGAAGATGATTTGGTTAAACGTCTAGGATTAACAAACAATGACTTGGTACTATTCGTTGCCGATCAGAAGAAAGTTGTTGCTGATGCACTCGGTTACTTGAGAACTGACATTGCCAAGAACTTACATCTTTATGATCCAAACGAATTTGCTTACGTCTGGGTTGTTAACTGGCCATTATTCGAATACGATGAAGGAATTCAAAGATGGACTGCAGCTCACCATCCATTCACTATGCCAAATGAAGAAGATGTTCATTATCTTAACGATGGTGAAGATCCTCATAAAGCATATGCACAAAGTTATGACATTGTCCTTAATGGATATGAACTTGGTGGTGGATCAATTCGTATTCACAACCGTGAAATTCAAGAGAAGATGCTTAAGGCATTAGACTTCACTCCTGAAAGAGCAAATGCCGAATTCGGTTACCTAATGGATGCTTTGACATACGGTTGTCCACCACATGGTGGTTTGGCAATTGGTCTTGATCGTTTCGCCATGCTTCTTTCCGGTAAGGAAAACATTCGTGACGTAATTGCATTCCCTAAGAATTCCAACGCTACTGAACCAATGACACACGCGCCTGCACGTGTTTCTAAGGAACAATTGGATGAACTTGGCATTCAAGTTGAAGATGAGAAATAG
- a CDS encoding pyruvate, water dikinase regulatory protein yields the protein MTQKQDVFVLSDAAGETAQRVARAAFSQFPMLDIEYSKFPFVKNDSQLENILKLAKEKDAVIIHTLVSKETINAVEDFCQNNDVTYYDILNPIIGTFSQMKGVNPLRKKGLTHNLDSEYFDMISAMEFTLTNDDGKNPKGFLDADLVLLGISRTSKTPLSLYLANKNIKVANLPLVPTASIPDELWKVDPKKIVGLTNDMNVLLKIRRQRMIAYGLDPDTAYSAEGEIQKELDYSNNIYNKLGCLVINTADRSIEETAALIMEQLNINGYQKS from the coding sequence ATGACACAAAAACAAGATGTCTTTGTCTTATCTGATGCAGCTGGTGAAACGGCTCAACGTGTTGCTAGAGCAGCCTTTTCACAATTTCCAATGTTAGATATTGAATATTCAAAGTTCCCATTTGTTAAAAATGATTCTCAACTTGAAAATATTTTGAAGCTAGCAAAAGAGAAAGATGCTGTAATTATTCATACTTTAGTCTCCAAAGAAACAATCAATGCCGTTGAAGATTTTTGTCAAAATAATGATGTTACTTATTATGACATTCTTAATCCCATTATTGGAACTTTTTCTCAAATGAAAGGTGTTAACCCACTCAGAAAGAAAGGATTAACGCATAACCTTGATTCTGAATATTTTGACATGATTTCAGCAATGGAATTTACTCTAACTAACGATGATGGCAAGAACCCTAAAGGTTTCCTTGATGCCGACTTAGTATTACTAGGAATTTCTAGAACCTCAAAAACGCCATTATCACTATACTTAGCAAATAAAAACATCAAAGTTGCAAACTTGCCACTTGTACCTACAGCAAGTATTCCTGATGAACTTTGGAAAGTTGACCCCAAAAAGATTGTTGGCCTCACCAACGACATGAATGTTCTACTTAAAATTCGTCGTCAAAGAATGATTGCCTATGGTTTGGACCCAGATACAGCTTATTCAGCTGAGGGCGAAATTCAAAAAGAATTAGACTATTCAAATAACATATATAACAAACTTGGATGTTTGGTGATTAATACTGCTGATCGATCAATTGAAGAAACAGCTGCACTTATTATGGAACAACTTAACATTAACGGATATCAAAAAAGCTAG
- the glyQ gene encoding glycine--tRNA ligase subunit alpha encodes MTKKLNIQNMILTLQHFWGEKGCMLMQAYDTEKGAGTMSPYTFLRAIGPEPWNAAYVEPSRRPADGRYGENPNRLYQHHQFQVVMKPAPENIQEYYLDSLRALGIEPLEHDIRFVEDNWENPSMGCAGVGWEVWLDGMEVSQFTYFQQVGGLQCHPVTSEITYGVERLASYIQDVNSVYDLEWGDGVLYGDIFKEPEYEHSKYSFEESNQDMLFKFFDEYEKEANRLMDLGLVHPAYDYILKCSHTFNLLDARGAVSVTERAAFLSRIRKMAHKVAKAFVEERKKLGFPLLANSDLAKEKAND; translated from the coding sequence ATGACAAAGAAGTTAAATATTCAAAATATGATTTTGACGCTTCAACATTTTTGGGGTGAAAAAGGCTGCATGTTAATGCAAGCATATGATACTGAAAAGGGTGCCGGTACAATGAGTCCATATACCTTTTTACGTGCCATAGGACCTGAGCCCTGGAATGCAGCGTATGTTGAACCTTCAAGAAGACCTGCAGATGGACGTTATGGTGAAAATCCTAACCGTTTATATCAACACCACCAATTCCAAGTTGTAATGAAACCAGCTCCAGAGAACATTCAAGAATATTATCTTGACTCATTACGTGCACTAGGAATTGAACCATTGGAACACGATATTCGATTCGTTGAAGACAATTGGGAAAACCCTTCAATGGGTTGTGCCGGTGTTGGTTGGGAAGTTTGGCTTGATGGAATGGAAGTTAGTCAATTTACATACTTCCAACAAGTTGGTGGACTTCAATGCCATCCTGTTACAAGTGAAATCACTTATGGTGTCGAAAGATTGGCATCATATATTCAAGATGTTAATTCTGTTTATGATCTTGAATGGGGCGATGGTGTTTTATACGGAGATATTTTTAAAGAACCAGAATATGAACACTCAAAATATTCTTTCGAAGAAAGTAATCAAGACATGCTTTTCAAGTTCTTTGATGAGTATGAAAAAGAAGCTAATCGTTTGATGGACTTAGGTTTGGTTCACCCGGCATATGATTACATCTTGAAATGTTCACACACATTTAACTTATTGGACGCTCGTGGTGCTGTTTCAGTTACTGAACGTGCAGCGTTCTTGTCAAGGATTAGAAAAATGGCACATAAAGTTGCCAAAGCATTTGTTGAGGAACGTAAGAAGTTAGGTTTCCCATTATTAGCAAACAGCGATTTAGCAAAGGAGAAAGCAAATGACTAA
- the recO gene encoding DNA repair protein RecO yields the protein MNRNTTNFFGIVVKRTRYRERDALVTILTKEYGYRTFLVRGTQTGKSKISGAVIPFSYGDYSGLVKSEGLSYLNSATNIKQFDQIIQDIELNAYTTFLFDIVQNAFMDEKLPEDWYKTVFKALMYIDNGADAQILVNIIQMHLLQVYGVAPNMHQCVVGGETEGSFDFSVVLGGIICSKHYSSDPHRLHLPPRILYFLQLFSDIQIDQVRSVEIKNSNKDLIQKAIDSIYMGTVGFYPKSKTFIDKMKSWHL from the coding sequence ATGAATCGTAACACGACAAACTTTTTCGGTATTGTCGTTAAAAGAACTCGCTATCGTGAACGTGATGCACTCGTAACAATATTGACTAAAGAGTACGGATATCGAACTTTTTTAGTTCGTGGAACTCAGACAGGTAAATCCAAAATTTCTGGAGCAGTAATTCCATTTTCCTATGGTGATTATTCTGGATTAGTTAAGAGTGAAGGATTGTCCTATCTGAACTCAGCAACGAACATCAAACAATTTGATCAGATTATTCAAGATATCGAATTGAATGCATATACAACTTTTTTATTTGATATCGTTCAGAACGCCTTCATGGATGAAAAGCTTCCGGAAGATTGGTATAAGACGGTATTTAAGGCGCTGATGTACATTGACAATGGTGCCGACGCACAAATATTGGTAAATATTATTCAAATGCACTTATTACAAGTGTATGGAGTGGCTCCCAATATGCATCAATGTGTGGTTGGTGGTGAAACTGAGGGCAGTTTTGATTTTTCCGTAGTTTTGGGTGGAATTATTTGTTCCAAACATTATTCGTCTGATCCTCACAGACTACATCTACCACCGAGAATTTTGTATTTTCTTCAGTTATTCAGTGATATTCAGATTGATCAAGTTCGTAGCGTTGAGATAAAAAATTCCAACAAGGACTTGATTCAAAAGGCAATTGATTCAATCTATATGGGCACGGTAGGATTTTATCCGAAGAGTAAAACATTTATCGATAAGATGAAAAGTTGGCATCTATAG
- a CDS encoding deoxyribonuclease IV, whose amino-acid sequence MIIGSHVAMKAPKMLVGSAEEAHSYDANAMMIFTGAPQNTRRKDVSEMRIDEGKKLLKEYGIDHIIGHAPYIINLGNTVKPQNLPFAIEFMQGEMKRSDALGIEAISFHPGAHLGQGPDVALKQIAEALDEIITPEQKVSIAIETMAGKGTEVGITFEQIAQIFDHCQKNDKLSVTMDTCHMSDAGYDIKNDFDGVLNEFDHILGIDKISVIHLNDSKNEQGSHKDRHDDIGFGTIGFDALNYVAHHSQLENVPKIMETPYVKKDENDKKGVPAFKEEIQMLRTETFDPDMKNKLMQK is encoded by the coding sequence ATGATTATTGGATCACATGTCGCAATGAAAGCACCAAAAATGTTGGTCGGTTCCGCAGAGGAAGCACATAGTTATGATGCAAATGCTATGATGATTTTTACTGGTGCTCCTCAAAATACACGTCGAAAAGACGTATCTGAGATGCGAATCGATGAAGGTAAAAAATTATTAAAAGAATATGGCATTGATCATATTATTGGCCATGCTCCATACATTATTAATCTTGGAAATACTGTCAAACCTCAAAATTTACCTTTTGCTATTGAGTTTATGCAAGGAGAAATGAAGCGCAGTGATGCTTTGGGCATTGAAGCCATCAGCTTCCATCCCGGTGCACATTTAGGACAAGGTCCAGATGTTGCATTAAAACAGATTGCAGAAGCATTGGATGAAATTATTACTCCTGAACAAAAAGTTTCTATTGCCATCGAAACAATGGCAGGTAAGGGTACTGAAGTAGGTATTACATTTGAACAAATTGCTCAAATCTTTGATCATTGTCAAAAAAATGACAAGTTATCCGTTACAATGGACACTTGTCATATGAGTGATGCCGGTTATGATATTAAAAATGACTTTGACGGCGTTCTGAATGAATTTGACCATATTTTAGGAATTGATAAAATATCTGTCATTCATCTGAATGATTCTAAAAACGAACAGGGATCTCACAAAGATCGTCACGATGATATCGGATTTGGAACGATTGGCTTCGATGCATTAAACTATGTTGCCCATCACTCGCAACTTGAAAATGTTCCTAAGATTATGGAAACTCCTTATGTCAAGAAAGATGAAAATGATAAGAAGGGCGTACCGGCATTTAAAGAAGAAATACAAATGTTACGTACAGAAACCTTCGATCCTGATATGAAAAATAAATTAATGCAAAAATAA
- a CDS encoding YitT family protein, with amino-acid sequence MDELDKLIERHQSLSKLSVAFLYSITVSIAVNMFWTPGGIYGSGITGAAQLISTISQRWLPFHVSTAIMLVVLNAPLFVLSWLKIEHKFTMFTFVAVILSSFMMHWIPPLKVTADPLVCAIFGAVVNGFGTGMALRNGISTGGIDIVGIILRKKTGKSVGTINIIFNLFIIACAGFLFGWVHALYSAVSIFINGQVIDMIYNKDQKLQVMIVTSKPKSVITEIQNEMRRGITIVHDAEGAYKHQQKTILFTVISRAEQHELENAMYDSDPHAFVSVTDTVKVLGRFYQKHIY; translated from the coding sequence ATGGATGAACTCGATAAGTTGATTGAAAGACATCAAAGCTTATCAAAATTGTCAGTGGCGTTTTTATATTCTATTACTGTATCAATAGCCGTTAACATGTTTTGGACACCAGGTGGAATCTATGGTTCTGGTATCACTGGTGCTGCCCAGCTGATTTCTACAATTAGTCAACGGTGGTTACCATTTCATGTTTCAACGGCTATTATGCTGGTTGTCTTGAATGCACCACTTTTTGTATTATCTTGGTTAAAAATTGAACATAAATTTACCATGTTTACGTTTGTGGCGGTCATTCTATCATCATTTATGATGCATTGGATTCCACCACTAAAAGTAACAGCTGATCCATTAGTTTGCGCAATATTTGGTGCTGTAGTTAATGGATTTGGTACTGGTATGGCTTTAAGAAATGGAATCTCAACAGGTGGTATCGATATTGTTGGTATCATTCTGAGGAAGAAAACTGGTAAAAGTGTTGGTACAATAAATATCATATTTAATTTATTTATTATTGCCTGTGCTGGATTCCTATTTGGCTGGGTGCACGCTCTGTATTCTGCCGTCAGTATTTTTATAAATGGTCAAGTAATCGACATGATTTATAACAAGGATCAAAAATTACAAGTCATGATTGTTACTTCAAAACCTAAAAGTGTCATCACTGAAATTCAAAATGAAATGCGTCGTGGTATTACAATTGTTCATGATGCAGAAGGTGCCTACAAGCATCAGCAAAAAACTATTTTGTTCACAGTAATATCTCGTGCAGAACAACACGAACTTGAAAATGCAATGTATGACTCCGATCCTCACGCGTTTGTCAGTGTAACTGATACCGTTAAGGTTCTGGGAAGATTCTACCAAAAACATATTTACTAA
- the ybeY gene encoding rRNA maturation RNase YbeY encodes MDLEIYNDDNLIDETRQKWVEDLVDFAANDLELDENTQLSIHFVTKDKIHEINKKYRDTDRATDVISFAINDGEDSLDYIEQQIPDLPVDLGDLFISVEIVKEHADEYEHSFDRELGYTIVHGILHLNGYDHIKPEDEKVMIGLQEKILSAYGLKK; translated from the coding sequence ATGGACTTAGAAATTTATAATGATGATAATTTAATTGATGAAACAAGACAAAAATGGGTTGAAGATTTAGTAGACTTTGCAGCAAATGACTTGGAATTAGATGAGAACACTCAATTATCAATCCATTTTGTGACTAAAGATAAGATTCATGAAATCAATAAGAAATATCGTGATACTGACCGTGCGACAGATGTTATTAGTTTTGCTATTAATGATGGTGAAGATTCACTAGATTACATTGAACAACAAATCCCTGATTTACCTGTCGACCTGGGTGATTTATTCATAAGTGTCGAGATTGTTAAAGAGCATGCAGATGAATATGAGCATTCATTCGATCGCGAATTAGGATATACAATTGTTCACGGAATTTTGCACTTGAATGGTTATGATCATATCAAGCCAGAAGACGAGAAAGTCATGATTGGCTTGCAAGAAAAGATACTAAGCGCCTACGGCTTAAAAAAATAA
- the msrB gene encoding peptide-methionine (R)-S-oxide reductase MsrB, translating into MAKEFKKDLDNLDEMEYMVTQHATTERPFSGKYDDFYQKGIYVDIASGEPLFSSAHKYDAGCGWPSFSQPIAQLKENKDTSLARERTEVRSEDANSHLGHVFNDGPEEMGGLRYCINSAALKFIPYEEMDEKGYSDYKKYVEEGDK; encoded by the coding sequence ATGGCTAAGGAATTTAAGAAGGATTTAGATAATTTGGATGAGATGGAGTATATGGTTACTCAACATGCTACGACTGAGCGTCCTTTTAGTGGTAAATATGATGATTTTTATCAAAAGGGCATCTATGTTGATATTGCTAGTGGTGAACCTCTGTTTTCATCAGCTCATAAATATGATGCTGGCTGTGGTTGGCCTTCATTTAGTCAGCCTATTGCTCAATTGAAAGAAAATAAAGATACTTCGCTTGCTCGTGAACGTACTGAAGTACGTAGTGAGGATGCTAATTCTCACTTGGGTCATGTGTTCAATGATGGGCCTGAAGAAATGGGTGGCTTGAGATATTGCATTAATTCAGCCGCTTTAAAATTTATCCCATACGAAGAAATGGATGAAAAGGGTTATTCTGATTATAAAAAGTATGTAGAAGAAGGCGACAAGTAA